One Hippoglossus hippoglossus isolate fHipHip1 chromosome 13, fHipHip1.pri, whole genome shotgun sequence genomic window carries:
- the LOC117773033 gene encoding synaptotagmin-like protein 2 isoform X5, with the protein MIPAAERFHIRPVNEAGGRAMIDLSHLTEEEQGKIMTVLRRDADLKQAEEERIRKLEKILSSGSQSEGKMKYLTGEWFYEAKSRRHMDKIHGSEIILASMKPRRDGSLRFEKSKPPSSRSSIAPPKPSRCLEALQPKAINDAEKENLNSALRSPRTPRHNPFNCTSFIVVEPPESNNDMSSSRDQDSSETELISPRKSRHGDEASQTSGGSIISESSSAGFKPVPKKRTFLSRHSSSQLESTGPGLDAQGGSSGIVPAPRRSLQRGSSGSSNQSYPKSQEEMPQGSAVPVFNQVSQPSSSADETSQQPLCDVSQVSSNSSLERDRRPPSITRDRLTTFIRGDVAPERETRQRSDDGDHQTRRELAGGNTVVLHTSSIQGSDREINSSEGTRPEELSFTRSIVDAEPPISYDLNFIDKTDKQTMKKSSQKHAFKLSTQATSPTSDEDSIAKVLDWFSRSVDSSDLLSTDDRTETTKSSDKHVEISKLRSEDTTERTKDALETQRGHLQRQINEAKEFRATDRAGKTELSETQEEEQRDNGERMRSQEVKHNDDESQPLKISHLKSFWEKSNMGPKILSITPSDEGQKLVYLSAEKEEENVNKPHTASDTPSAPGIYGRGIYDKYASKHGDEREKKDVADNVHLNNNQQDRTLSQRNNNDPTYNSDYFKLLSSPQAADRGGSDTEILTRLSPQPRTDSRLSSESESISPFKLNSQPDSFFHSRETPLQKVLSKPDYKQGGNDHKAQLGRGSSEEVKRRDSEDKNMQSNISPKRKEDVSNKDKTNRQGLSHQESTAERIKQLKSFWEQERNKPIFYTGMSKSPGEGKPTRGANQLNKRFTKSEFDLRLVGSNSGSDDEDRQNLTLPSLNQRIDKLSPSLSASRSQFNNLRDFWGDPASDTKGSIICDKPKSPKRKEPVSAQFPSQEFKSSDAEICRLSAAVEKTRPAAMKSSPQDRSKSPHDRQMGSGARALIDSKNNLSNYTTAESKRGSKDSGREEKSSKPQSSTGKEPRSPKSRKDTFSKSSGRGNSMRRATSMFTLSAPDQKDHVQVKMDVSPVHSQSRKQRQNTEKGAMPRRFSEGIDTMTPRARAFVPRDYRHYLGMTDKTSVHTSLAPAVKSEGSEGKSRYDFDLSGPVRASTPVSSEERYGRKGSKTSQRPLWANYSSSETGPESSMSSTSETWSTSRNSSNRENDDETQDPVRKALRRAEARPKNLAKSIEDMTTCLSPRQDSTVDLRRISDVSTIPSPSSSLYADPDHLKKMSKSVPSFLQKELSGSVMTMYNADFGNVEVQGNIQFSINYVQKLREFHIFVAKCRDLAAVDPKRGRSDPYVKSYLVPDKSNLGKRKTSVKKKTLNPTFNEILRYRVRMEYLRTQTLILSVWHNDTFGRNSFLGEVDIDFSKWDFDHTQMNDLVLKARTTPTVPAANGKGEMRLAIRFLPQVTHSEGVTKDGPSTGEVHIWVKECKNLPLIRATIDPYVKCFMLPDTSRKSRQKTRVLRRTVDPVFNHTMVYDGISETDLSDACVELTVWDRDRLASHLLGGMRLGVGSGKSYGAAVDWMDSTPYEVAMWERMMASPDEWVEDVLPLRMVNSAFKHGFKCSQKKSDEIMTGVTIWESTTWL; encoded by the exons gaagctggagaaaataCTGAGCAGCGGGTCGCAGTCAGAAGGGAAGATGAAGTATTTGACCGGAGAGTGGTTCTACGAGGCCAAGAGCCGCAGACACATGGACAAGATCCATGGCTCGGAAATCATCCTGGCCTCCATGAAACCGAGGAGag ACGGGTCTCTCAGATTTGAAAAATCCAAACCACCCAGCAGTCGAAGCTCCATCGCGCCGCCTAAACCCAGCAGGTGTTTGGAGGCGTTGCAGCCAAAGGCGATAAA TGATGCTGAAAAGGAGAATCTGAATTCAGCACTCCGCTCCCCGAGAACA CCAAGGCACAACCCTTTCAACTGTACATCTTTTATCGTGGTTGAGCCACCTGAAAGTAATAATGACATGTCGAGCAGTCGGGACCAGGACTCATCTGAGACAG AGCTCATATCTCCTCGGAAGAGTCGCCATGGGGACGAGGCCAGTCAGACTTCAGGGGGCTCCATCATATCAGAGAGctcctctgcaggtttcaaaCCGGTGCCAAAGAAGAGGACGTTTCTCTCGAGACATTCCAGCAGCCAGTTAGAGAGCACTGGCCCTGGTTTGGACGCTCAGGGAGGGTCTTCGGGGATCGTTCCTGCTCCAAGACGAAGCCTCCAGCGCGGGTCCAGCGGGAGCTCGAACCAGTCGTATCCGAAGAGTCAAGAGGAAATGCCCCAGGGGAGTGCAGTTCCAGTGTTTAACCAGGTGTCTCAGCCATCCAGCTCTGCAGACGAGACTTCCCAGCAGCCACTGTGTGACGTTTCGCAGGTTTCCTCTAATTCCAGCCTAGAGAGGGACAGACGCCCACCATCTATAACCAGAGACAG ACTGACCACATTCATCAGAGGTGACGTGGCCCCTGAGAGAGAAACCCGGCAGAGGAGCGATGACGGAGACCATCAGACCCGTAGAGAACTCGCAGGGGGGAATACTGTCGTCCTGCACACCAGCAGCATCCAGGGCTCGGACAGAGAAATCAACAGCAGCGAGGGAACGAGGCCGGAGGAGCTGAGTTTCACCCGAAGTATTGTGG ATGCAGAGCCTCCTATATCGTATGATCTCAACTTCATCGATAAAACTGATAAGCAAACAATGAAGAAATCCAGTCAGAAACACGCGTTCAAGTTATCCACTCAGGCGACCAGTCCCACCAGTGATGAGGACTCCATTGCGAAGGTGCTGGACTGGTTCAGCCGCAGCGTCGACAGCAGTGATTTGCTGAGTACAGACGACCGCACAGAAACCACAAAGAGCTCAGACAAACATGTAGAAATCAGCAAATTAAGAAGTGAAGATACAACAGAGAGAACGAAGGACGCTCTTGAAACGCAGAGAGGTCACTTACAAAGGCAGATTAATGAGGCCAAGGAGTTTCGAGCCACTGACAGAGCAGGCAAGACGGAGTTGAGTGAAACacaagaggaggagcagagggacaaCGGGGAAAGAATGCGgtcacaggaagtgaaacatAATGACGATGAAAGCCAACCACTAAAAATCTCTCATCTGAAGTCATTCTGGGAGAAAAGCAACATGGGCCCGAAAATACTTTCAATCACGCCAAGCGACGAAGGACAAAAACTTGTTTATCTCTCGgctgagaaagaggaggagaacgtgAACAAACCCCACACAGCGTCCGACACGCCATCTGCTCCTGGAATATACGGGAGGGGGATTTATGATAAGTACGCCTCGAAGCATGGGGacgagagagagaagaaagatgtCGCAGACAATGTTCACTTGAATAATAACCAGCAGGACCGTACTTTATCTCAAAGGAATAATAATGACCCAACATATAACTCTGATTATTTTAAGTTGCTATCCAGCCCCcaagcagctgacagaggaggcTCAGACACTGAGATTTTAACCCGACTCAGTCCGCAGCCAAGGACAGACTCCAGACTGAGTTCAGAGTCTGAGAGCATCTCTCCATTCAAACTAAATTCACAGCCCGACAGTTTTTTCCATTCAAGAGAAACCCCTCTGCAGAAAGTGCTGTCGAAACCTGACTACAAGCAAGGTGGCAATGATCATAAAGCACAACTTGGAAGAGGCTCGAGTGAAGAAGTGAAAAGGAGGGACAGTGAAGATAAGAACATGCAATCGAACATCTctccaaaaagaaaagaggatgtgtccaataaagacaaaactaaCAGACAAGGTTTATCACATCAGGAAAGTACAGCAGAGAGGATCAAGCAGCTCAAATCTTTctgggagcaggagaggaacaAGCCCATTTTCTACACCGGCATGTCTAAATCTCCTGGGGAAGGTAAACCCACTCGTGGTGCAAATCAACTAAATAAAAGATTTACAAAGTCGGAGTTTGATCTGAGGTTAGTTGGAAGTAATTCAGGCAGCGATGACGAAGATAGACAGAATTTGACTCTGCCTTCTTTGAATCAAAGGATAGATAAGTTGTCGCCGAGCCTCAGCGCGAGCCGATCGCAGTTCAACAATCTCCGCGATTTCTGGGGTGATCCCGCGTCAGATACGAAAGGATCGATAATCTGCGACAAACCCAAAAGCCCCAAAAGGAAAGAGCCAGTAAGCGCCCAGTTTCCATCTCAGGAGTTTAAGAGCAGCGATGCCGAGATTTGCCGTTTGTCTGCAGCTGTCGAGAAAACGAGACCGGCTGCCATGAAGTCATCTCCGCAGGACCGATCCAAGTCGCCACATGATAGACAGATGGGGTCGGGGGCAAGAGCTCTGATCGACAGCAAAAACAACCTGTCCAATTATACGACAGCTGAGTCCAAAAGAGGCTCCAAGGACTCTGGTCGGGAGGAGAAATCCTCGAAACCACAAAGCAGCACAGGAAAAGAACCTCGGTCTCCAAAGAGCAGGAAAGACACCTTTAGCAAGTCCAGCGGTCGTGGAAATTCTATGCGTCGCGCCACCAGCATGTTCACGCTGAGTGCTCCTGACCAAAAAGACCACGTCCAGGTGAAAATGGATGTAAGCCCCGTCCACTCCCAGAGCAGGAAGCAAAGGCAGAACACTGAAAAAGGGGCCATGCCGAGGAGATTTTCAGAGGGAATCGACACTATGACTCCACGTGCACGGGCGTTTGTTCCCAGAGACTACCGGCACTACCTGGGCATGACGGACAAGACCAGCGTCCACACCTCACTCGCCCCGGCTGTGAAGAGCGAGGGCTCAGAGGGAAAATCTAGGTATGACTTTGACCTGAGCGGTCCAGTGAGAGCCAGCACCCCGGTGAGTTCAGAGGAGCGCTACGGCAGGAAGGGCAGCAAGACGAGTCAGCGCCCCCTGTGGGCAAACTACAGCAGCTCGGAGACTGGCCCAGAGTCGTCTATGAGCAGCACGTCCGAAACCTGGTCCACCTCCAGGAACAGTTCAAACC GTGAAAATGACGATGAAACCCAAGACCCTGTCCGGAAAGCGTTGAGGCGAGCAGAAGCACGGCCGAAGAATCTGGCTAAAAGTATAGAGGACATGACGACATGTTTATCTCCAC GGCAAGATTCAACTGTTGACCTCAGACGCATCAGTGATG ttTCAACCATCCCGTCACCGTCCTCATCCTTATACGCGGATCCCGACCACCTGAAGAAGATGAGCAAATCGGTTCCTTCGTTCTTACAGAAGGAG CTGAGTGGCAGCGTTATGACCATGTACAACGCAGACTTCGGGAATGTGGAGGTTCAGGGAAATATCCAGTTTTCCATCAACTACGTTCAGAAGCTCCGAGAGTTTCACATCTTTGTGGCCAAGTGCCGAGACCTGGCTGCCGTCGACCCGAAGAGGGGGCGCTCGGATCC GTATGTCAAAAGCTACCTGGTACCTGACAAATCAAATCTgggaaagaggaaaacatctgtGAAAAAGAAGACGTTAAATCCGACGTTCAACGAGATCCTCAGA TATCGTGTTCGCATGGAGTACCTCAGGACTCAGACGCTCATTCTCTCCGTTTGGCATAACGACACGTTTGGCAGAAACAGCTTCCTCGGCGAGGTCGACATCGACTTCTCCAAGTGGGACTTTGACCACACCCAGATGAACGACTTAGTCCTGAAAGCCAGG ACTACACCCACTGTACCAGCAGCAAATGGGAAAGGAGAGATGAGACTAGCCATACGGTTCCTGCCACAGGTCACCCACAGTGAAG GCGTAACTAAAGACGGTCCCAGCACTGGAGAGGTTCACATTTGGGTGAAAGAATGCAAGAACCTGCCTCTGATCAGGGCGACCATTGACCCATACGTTAAGTG CTTCATGCTGCCAGACACGAGCAGGAAGAGTCGGCAGAAGACGCGCGTGCTGCGGAGGACTGTGGATCCGGTGTTTAATCACACGATGGTGTACGACGGCATCAGTGAGACTGACCTGTCAGATGCCTGCGTGGAGCTCACCGTTTGGGACCGAGACAGGCTGGCAAGCCACCTGCTCGGGGGAATGAGGCTCGGAGTCGGCTCAG GGAAAAGTTATGGAGCAGCGGTGGATTGGATGGACTCAACCCCCTATGAGGTGGCCATGTGGGAGCGCATGATGGCGTCCCCTGATGAATGGGTGGAGGATGTACTCCCGCTGCGAATGGTGAACTCGGCTTTCAAA CACGGATTTAAATGCAGCCAGAAAAAATCTGATGAAATAATGACTGGAGTGACAATTTGGGAATCAACCACGTGGTTATAA